The stretch of DNA AATGTGGCTATACCTGACTGGAGTACCTACTGCGGCCTCCTATCCCGCGGCAGCCGCCGGTTTTAAATCTTAGGTTGAAGAGGAAGACACTGCTTGTCTGTCGTGCGACTTCGTGTTCCGTTTAGGCTCTGGATTAGACTCGTTAGGCTGCTGTTGAAGACAATGTTTATGCAGGAAAAAGTGCTACAGGCAGATTGGCGTTTTTGTGTGGTGTCTATCAACTTCAGGGTAACTTCGATGGGAGAGTCTCTGTAAAGTGACTCGGTGTGTTAAGGGTTTCCACAACTGTGAACCCGTAAGTTCAACAGCACCTGAGCCCCCTAAGTGTAGATAAGTCAAAGGGGAACAGAAACTTCAGCGTtgtttcgtttctttttttttttttttttttttttgaagaatagtAGCTTAGGACTCGGCGAAAGACCTGTAAAACGTACTGCTCCGGCTGGGTTTGGCGTGCCCTTGGGAAGGCCGCTTCCTCGTGGGTTCTGCTttggattctagcttcctgctggttcaAGCACTCGGGGtggtagtgatggctcaaatgattgggCCCCTGCTAGTCAGGTggaggcctgggttgagttcttggGTCTCTAGCCTTGTGAACTTTTGAGAGTTGAACCAGCAGACGAGAGTTCAcattcttgctctctctgcctttgaaacaacaaaataaaattaattagttAGTAGAGATCTCACTGGTAGGCTAAGATCTAGTTGGATTTATTAGGTGGGCAGCAAGCTGTGCTAGACAACTGATGAAAAGACTTTCTGAAATGGAGGCAGCTTTTTCTGTTTGGATAGTGCTTTGGATTAGAAATTTTCTGAGACTACATTGAAATACATAGTCTAATGCTGTCTGAACTCTGTAATTTGTAGGTAAGGGAATTGAGACAGCCATGTTTGGTCAAAGTAGTATATAAATATTGTGCTTGGAGgacatgcatttgtttattttgtatttggcTTTTTACACAGTGGTCATTAATATTACCTCAGAGTCATAGGCATTTAGTATCTTTTGTATTCAAGATAAAAAATGACTAGTTTATTGACAGAAATACAAGTTTATCTGTGCAATATTTTCGAGTTTTCAAACTCTAATTTTAGCTGGTAAGTcagtatttcttcattttcagatTAGAGGTCAGTGCTACATAACCAGAGTGTGGTACTTCCTGGTTTTAGAAGGCAGGGAATCTACTCTGTTCCCACCTGCTCCTCCTAATCGGACTAAGACTTGAAATTTTctgacagatttttctttttcaatttaaaaagctTTTAGCTAAGGACTTTTTCAAACAGAAAGGCATAGTGTTACTCCCTGAATTTAACAATAGCCAGCGCTTTACTAATTTTAAATGTTACTTGtctttttgtgaaatattttgaagtaaaattCCCACGTATTTTGAAAGTATTTCTGGAAAGAATGTCGTGTAGATTAATATTATAGCTACTTTATATTTTAGAATCATCAGAGATAAACTTAATGGATAGCCAGCCGAAAGACTGACTGACAAGATTTACCTGTGAGCATATGTAAtgcttgagtgcattatcttgtgCCAGACTAAGTTAAACCTTTTCTGTACTTGCAGAAATTGCAGCTGAAAGAGGTTAAAATAACTTGAAATGTTGCAGTTAATGGTTGGGCCAGTATTTGAGCTTAGTCTACTGAAATAGCAGGTATGGGacattattttgaagattttatttatttatttatttaaagatttatttattttattacaaagtcagacatacagagaggaggtgagacagagaggaagatcgtccatctgatgattcactccccaagtggctgcaacaggccggtgctgcacccatcagaagccgggaaccaagaacctcttccaggtctctcacgcgggtgcagggtcccaaagctttgggccgtccttgactgctttcccaggccagaagcagggagctggatgggaagtggagctgccggtattagaaccagcggcccatatgggatcccggtgcgttcaaggcgaggactttagctgctaggccacgccctattttgaagattttaaaagcaTGAATATCAGGAATTTGTTTATAAAATGTGGGGCACAAACTCAGTGAAGCTGCTGATTCAGTGAGAGCTTGACTCAAGTATGCTTAAACTGGTATCCTAAAATAGATGGAATCTGAGGCTTCATCCTGTCTATTCTGTGGAGGCCAAGTTGTTTGATCACTGATTTTTGCCTGGTTAttccgtgaaaaaaaaaaagtctgttgtgGTATCtctgatctttattttttaaaataaagttttattttttagtatttgttCCTCACTGACTTACGAGTTAATTTGTAAAGGTTATAAGGGAAGTTATTTGACATGTATCTGTTAGTGATGTTGATTGtaataaaaggaaaattgattttggcattttgtattttaaGTGTTTTGGAGAAAGCACAGGAATTGAACTCAGGAGATCACAGTGAAATTCTGGCTTAATTGTTTAATAACTTGAATgtcctaattttatttttgactttcCTTCCTGTGCTGTCTATCCTATACACAGTGAACATCTTAAATTGTAAGTTACATGGTGCTATAACCCTGATCAAAAGCTCCAGGGATTTCCCAGTAGAGTTAGAATAAAATCCACATTCCTAACTCACATTTGCTAGGTACTATTTGATTCATTCCTACTTAAGTACAGATTACATAATTTGATATACCAAAATGGCATTGTTAGCTACTGTGGATTTTCTGATAGAGTGACAGTATGTAGCCTGTTTCCTAAAATCCAAGTGCTAAAATGAGAATTTTAGTAGCTAACTTGAAAAGTTAAGGTACTGTCACAttgtgcttttttgttgttgttgataaaaGCTTATTATTTCCTAAATCAGTTTCCCCTTCTCTTAAACCACGATATGAGCCTTTATTTGCTTTGTTGTATTACATAGAGTTCAGTGTAAATAGTGGACATTTAATTTACCACAAACTTTTTTATCTTTAGGAATCTGAAATTAGAGTTTAATTTCTCAGAACATTCTCTCCAGGAAGAATTTTACAATATCTCAGACTGTACTTACTGATCCTGTGTAAAGCGCAAGGTAAATAGCctttatttttctggttttcaatttttatttaacttgGAAATGTGACTGCTGAACTGATGATTCAGCAGCTAGAGTGATAGTGTTATATGGTCCTAGGCTGATGTGGCCCAGTGGGTCAGGCTGCcgcttgggacaccagcattctACACTAAAGTGCTTGGTTTGAGTACCAGCTTCTGATTCCTCTTCTaatccggcttcctgccagtgctccCGGGAAAGCCGCAGGTGATGGCTGGAGTGCATGTGTCCTTGCAGTgcacttaggagacccagattgaggcataggctcctggcttttggtcttccgcagcccttgctgttgtgggcattttgggaatgaactcGTGGATGGGTAGAAAGTCAATTTCTCTGCACCCTGTCCACTCCCACTTTTATTACTTCCCCTCacactttttctgtctcttcctgtcagtcattctgccttttaaataaacaaataaataaataaaacacttttgtgtgtgtgtgctttcttgAAGTTAAGCCAGTTATTAAGTTAGTTTCAGGAAAAAGATTGTTTTAATCTGCTTCTAGGTTGTATATCTGCTTCTACTTCTGTAAACACATCTACTAAAAGACTCCAAATATACAggctatttaaaaacaaaataagacagaAATACCCAGCTACTTAACCTATCCTCCCTCATTCAGTCAAGAGGAGTACAGTAACTTTCTTTTCCCTATCCCTTGATGTTAAGGTAATTAAAATTAATCGCTTATTGTGTACCAGACACTGTGCGAAGTGAAGTACATTTAGTCCACTAGCGTATGAAGTAGATAGTTACTTTCTTTATCTTACAGTTGAGGTAGCTGAGGTTCAGAGACACTAAAACATTCACTCAAGGTCACACATCTAAGGAAGTTTATGGCCTGGTTTTGAGCAGCATAGTCTAAATGCTGAGGCTGTGTACCTAGGTTCTTTCAGCCATGTTTATGGTATTTTTGTAGAATGGGGGGAAAAAACATGTGAATCCAATTTCTTTTGTGCTAATACAGATATTTTCTTATCCCTTTCTTTGAAAGGCTCAAATGTCTATAGAAAAATGAACtggctgctttaaaaaaaaccatgttCTGGGTAATGCATTGAGTCAAAGATTATTTATGAAATAGTTTACTCATACTATAGGTAATGCTACCTTCTGAGAATACTTTGTTGAACATAAAATACAAAAGGGATTGTCCTTAACCTTGATCAGGTTTTTATTTGAATAGTGTGTTGATACTGTTTAGGTAATTCTGTTAAAAAGACTTTGTTGGATAGTCTTAGAAGCAGTTTGTTTTCCTAACCAcgaattgtgtatgtgtgtgcgtgcgctaATTTTACCCAGACCAACATATTTTAGACTGGAAAGGCCTGCAATATTCCTGATTCATTTAGTGGAagttaccaaaaaataaaaatgttttaaaagctgaGAACAGATTCTAGATATCTACACGACAGTACCTTTAGTGTTAGATAAATTGAAAGTCTTTGACTTGTTAATAACAGTGAACAAACTTTGCCTTGTTGGGATCTCAAATCAATTGCAGCACTGGGGTTTTTACTTgttgctgctttgtttttttaaattaagaattatTTGGGAAACAGTTCTTAATGTCCTTTTTGGCTTTCCAAATGCTCACTGGAACCCCATTGGTGGAAGAGACCTGCCCAAAGCCTAGGGGATCCCAAAGTGAGGAACTCAGTCCTGATCTTCCATGTGGAATACAgaaaacccaactacttgagccatcgccgTGGCCTTGCCTTaggaggaagctgcagtcaggagtcaGAGTTGGGAGTTGAACCCAAATACAGTTATACGGGATGTGTCACTAAAAGCCTGCTACTCCTTTTATTTTGTACAGTGTCTGATGATCGAAGAGGAAAAATATCAGGGTGTTGAAGTCTAGTCACAACAAGTATAAATTATGtgtgttctttaaaaagtttgagaGCAGTATGTTGAAGACAAATAGCAATGAAGAGTCACAGTTTGCTATGGTCCACAGTCCTTTTGTTAAACTGTAAATTCCATTATGCTGTCAGTTAAATGACAGTTTGGTAAATAAAATTTGTCTTTTCCACAAGATCTCCCTAAGTTTATATAAAACTTATATTGGCTGTGGAAATCTAACTCCGTGTTTTTGAACCCTTGGCCTATATTTTAGTTTTGTCTGTGTTTCTTTGCTTACTTGGGATTAAGAGGAAGAGTAGAAGAAAAAGAAGTCTGCTAGAAGACAGTTaggtttgttttaaattatttttctgaaacctGTTTGTCATGTATTTGAGAAGGAAGTATGTAAACATCAGTGTGTAACTTCTGTAACTCGGCTCATTTTGGCACCTCTGTAGAGTGTAAAACTGATCAGTGTGTGTAGGTAAAACAGTGCCTTCAAGTATAATTGATTGTGGGGAATATGATATAATTGATTGTGGGGAATATGAATATAATGAAATTTGTAACAAAAAGAAGTTTGGAAAGCTGAGACGATAGTTTTACAAAATCATTTAATGAAAGTTTTCAGAATATGACAATTGGACTATGCATGCAGTGACTTGCTTATGAAGTAGAAATCAGTACTGACTGTATAGTGTTTTCTATACGCCATAGGTGTAATTGCAGCGTTGAACAACTTGTAGTGCTTACAACTAGTTAAAGAACTGGTTCTGAAGTTTGTTTTTTCATGCAGTCCTAATATCTGTGACCCTATCTCCAATTCACCCTTTCTTATCTTCTCAGAAAGATACAGGATGAACTAAGTACTGTTTTTCTGAGATCATGGCTGTTGAGAGCAGATCCATAATTCCAGCTGTTCAAAGACATGTGACCTTTATTCTACTAGGAGACTACTCTAGGCAGTATTGTATAGATGTAGTGGTCAATTTGATTCTGTTTCAAGACCATAAAGTGCTGTCCTGTAGGTTTATATTTCTTCAgtgttgtgttttctttgtttcaggTTCTTTATAATGCAcatttctattcattttatttatcttttttacgGGAGAGGTAGGCATTTGTATTGGGTATGGAATGATATCTGACATGCTGCTGCAGTCTGATACTGTTCTTGCTAGCTTCTGTAGCTGCTACCTTTTTGGATTGAGGCTTATAGGCGGGGCAGTCCACAGAAATGTTCAGTACCTGTCAGGAGATATTGCAGTTTTAGTTAGGGTTTTTAACCTGTCATACGATTATCATTTGAAAAGAATGGTaatgataaataaaattgtttGAGCAATGTATAAAATTCCAGTTGTATCTGGAAATGCGAAAGTTCAAATGAGACGATTTTGACCATTTTTACTCTTTGATTTGACTAGGGAGAAATGGGTCGCTCCAATTCTAGATCACATTCTTCAAGATCGAAGTCTAGATCACAGTCTAGTTCTCGATCACGATCAAGATCACACTCCAGGAAGAAGCGATACAGGTGACTTAATGTCGTCTTAATTCTTTGATTAATCATGCCAGCAGATatgtaattgagttcctgcctgtGCACAGACTCAAGTGCTAAACCCATTGATATATTTTATTCTCAACCTGTGAAATGGATTCATTCTCATTTTAAAGTTAGAGAAATTGAAAATAGCTTCAAGATGCAGACTAGTAAATGACAGTTTAGATTAGAATTCATTGGGTTTGACTCCAGATTCTTAAAGTGCTAATAAATGACACGTTTCTATTCATAATATTAAGAGATGAGTTGAGTAATGTAAGAATTATTTGacagtaaatgattttttttctcggTGTCTTGATCTTTTGCTCTGCATAGGTTCTCACAGCTAACTCTTTGTATTCTGACAAAAGATAATAGTTTTGTTTGataataatacatacatacatagtatatatatttatagtttgTAATTATCTAAGTGCCTCTTGGTATGCTGTAATTTACTAATGTCAAAATGTAAATGTTGATTTTTCTCCCTATTTTCTATGCCTTGATTTCTAACACCTTTTAAGTTTTACTCATTAGTTATGTTTAAGTGAGGCTTTTGATTAGTGACAGTGAACTTCTGTATaagtaagatttttatttaaatgtacatttttacCTTTGATTGTTTACACGTTATGTTAAACCAGAAACGGTAGAaaggaatattttgtttttcttacattgatatttatttcatttttagttctAGGTCTCGTTCCAGAACATATTCAAGATCTCGTAGTAGAGATCGTATTTATTCTAGAGATTATCGTCGAGATTACAGAAATAATAGAGGAATGAGACGACCTTATGGGTacagaggaagggggagagggtaTTACCAAGGAGGAGGAGGTAGATATCATCGAGGTGGTTATAGACCTGTCTGGAATAGAAGGCACTCTAGGAGTCCCAGACGAGGCCGCTCACGTTCCAGGAGCCCGAAAAGAAGATCTGTGTCTTCTCAAAGATCCCGAAGCAGATCTCGTCGATCATACagatcctccaggtctccaagatCATCGTCTTCTCGCTCTTCATCCCCATATAGCAAATCTCCTGTCTCTAAAAGACGAGGGTCTcaggaaaaacaaaccaaaaaagctGAAGGGGAGCCCCAAGAAGAGAGTCCTTTGAAAAGTAAATCACAAGAGGAACCGAAAGATACGTTTGAACATGACCCATCTGAATCTATTGATGAGTTTAATAAGTCGTCAGCCACATCTGGTGATATTTGGCCAGGCCTTTCGGCTTATGATAATAGTCCCAGATCACCCCATAGTCCTTCACCTATTGCTACACCCCCTAGTCAGAGTTCATCTTGCTCTGATGCTCCCATGCTCAGTACGGTCCACTCTGCAAAAAACACCCCTTCTCAGCATTCACATTCCATTCAGCAGAGTCCTGAAAGGTCTGGATCTGGTTCTGTGGGAAATGGATCTAGTAGGTACAGTCCTTCTCAGAATAGTCCAATTCACCACATCCCTTCACGAAGAAGTCCTGCAAAGACAATCACACCACAGAATGCTCCAAGAGACGACTCCAGAGGACGTTCCTTTTTCCCTGATGGTGGAGATCAGGAAACTGCAAAGTCCGGAAAGTTCTTAAAAAGGTAAGAATTAGAGAATTCTGATTATACTAGTacttttttgaattctgtttggaATTATAGGACTTAACAGTGACATTGTGATACATGTATGTTAACTAgctgtttatattttcttttttattagaacTCCATGTTGTTTTTACTTACCTGGTGAAATTTGGAAGTTAATTATAAATGACAAATTAAGTTTCATAAGGCATAAAGGTTAAAAcataaaaaactttgaaaaaactgATACGAGAGCATTGAAACCTTATTGTTTTCATCATGAGAATATGTGAAGTCATAATATAATTTGGcattataaaatgttttcaatatTTAGTAAGTTATGCCTGACTATAGAAAAAATGGTGGCATTTCTCAATAACATTTTAagcatatgtgtatgtacatattgGTAGGTAAGGAGTGAAGTAGTCTGAAATCTTAAGTGTAATTAGAATTCCTATTAATTGACTTGTCTGCTAGTGGTTTGCAGCCTTCAAAGTTAAACTTAAGGCAGTGTTGTATGGAATTGCTGTAGATGTTTGAATTTGTTGGTGTAACTGTGAGTAAATAGGATAGGTTTGAAAATGGCATTACTTTCTTACACTAATGATCTGCAGTATATACAATTCAGAGTTACTATCGTCTTTGCTCATTCACAGGTTCACAGATGAAGAGTCTAGAGTATTCCTGCTTGATAGGAGTAATACCAGGGATAAAGAGGCTCCAAAGGAGAAAGGATCAGAAaaagggagggcagagggagaatGGGAAGATCAAGAAGCACTAGATTACTTCAGTGATAAAGAGTCTGGAAAGCAGAAGTTTAATGACTCAGAAGGGGATGATACAGAGGAGACGGAGGATTATAGACAGTTCAGGAAGTCGGTCCTTGCAGATCAGGGTAAAAATTTTGGTACTGCATCTCACCGGAATACTGAAGAGGAAGGATCTAAGTACAAGTCCAAAGTTTCACTGAAAGGCAATAGAGAAAGTGATGgatttagagaagaaaaaaattacaaacttaAAGAGACTGGATATGTAGTGGAAAGGCCTGGCACTACAAAAGATAAACACAAGGAAGAAGACAAAAATTCTGAAAGGATAACAGTGAAGAAAGAAACTCAGTCACCTGAGCAGGTAAAGTCTGAAAAGCTGAAAGACCTCTTTGATTACAGTCCCCCTCTACATAAGAATCTTGATACACGAGAAAAGTCTACCTTCAGAGAGGAGAGCCCACTTAGGATCAAAATGATAGCCAGTGATTCTCATCGTCCCGAAGTCAAACTGAAAATGGCACCTGTTCCTCTTGATGATTCTAACAGGTAATTCTACATTGATGCCCAGTAAGTAGTCTGTGAATATCTAGTTAATattccatttaattattttttaatacgGCATTTTCATATTGAAACCAATGctatgttttgtttgtgtgtttgtttgttattgATACATTTCAGACCTGCTTCCTTGACTAAAGACAGGCTACTTGCTAGTACACTTGTCCATTCTGTCAAGAAAGAACAAGAATTTCGATCCATCTTTGACCACATTAAATTGCCGCAGGCCAGCAAAAGCACTTCAGAGTCATTTATACAGCACGTTGTGTCCTTGGTTCATCATGTCAAAGGTAGGTTTAGAATGTTTCTTAAGTTTTGTGAGTTAAACACCTCTTGCATGCAAATAAAAAGCAATTATGCCTAAACAGTTACTCCATTGGTAACAGGTATAGATCAGTACCATTAACAATTTGGAAAAATGCTTCTTGGTTGTGTTTCTTGAAGAGATTTTGATTGTCTTAGCATGGAGattcgggttttttttttaagtgattgaAATGCTAGAATTGCAACATCCTGTAAATCTATCATGATTTAACATGATGCAGATTTGTTGACTTTTCTTTAGAAATTGCTGAATAAGATTTAAAGTGCAAATGCTTATAGATTATCTTTCATTGCATGTCTGTGACTTAGCTAATCTACTTTTGGCAAAGATTTATTGAAAAATGAGTTAGTACCAAACATTATTTACTAAgaattttctttcagtgtttgaaAGAAATCAGAACCAGTGAAACAGTTAACTTCCTGTCTTCTTGTGTTACTTGTATATAACAGTTTTAAAATTGTGATGAGTCAAAAAACTCTTGactttttaaaggggaaaaatatttgaaagaagttTTAAGTACATTAGAGTAATAGTGATTACAGGTAGTGGTATCGTGCCTAATTAGGGTAATAACAGTGATAATTCTTTAGGACCTAAAGATAAGGTGTTAATTTCAATTTCAACTGAAGTAATTTCTGTTTTAACCAATATATAATTCTCGTTTCCAAGTTACTGATATTTTTTAAGGGTTTTAGGGCATGACTTTGTGGGCAATTAGATTTTTTGTGTTATAACAAAAGTTTACTGATAAAACAGGTTCTTTCGTAGGAACTTTGCAGGCTGTTGGTcataaaagattttcttttaatttgtgtttGAGGACATGAGAATACCTCATAATAGATAAGCCCTGTTAATAGCAGTTATTCAGTTTATTTTAGAAGAGTCTTCTTGATTGTCAGTTTATTTAAAACAGTGAGTCTTCTTAATTGTGTTTAAACGTGGTATTCAGGATTTTGCTCTTTGACTTTATATTGCTTTATGAACCAGTTTATGCCTATAATATAGTGGTacataaaataagaaacaagtttttctgtttttcaccaTTTTTTTACTTGTCTCCACGCATCACAGTTTATTGCTGAATTTTTGAGGTacagctttaatttttaaattttttttcctttaaaaattttttaaaacaattagtTATGTTTCATAAATCGTATTGTGCAACCAGTCTGAACAGCTCTCACTTTATATAGAGCTGAAAATGCCcagtgatgttttctttttcattgtaacTAGGTCCTGGAATATGTTTTGAAATGGCAAAATCCATGTTTCAAAGTAAATAGCTGTTGAAAGATACAGGCAAAGTTGAATCTTCTGTCTTCCTGGCAAAAATGGCATAAAAACTGAGTTGCTAGCTCAAATTCCTGGGTTTCATGGAATTATGATTGAGGCACTACCCTTGTAGTGGCCGTTTCAAGTTTTAATGATTGGTTATGAGACATGTGCTGGATTTTGGGCGGTAAGTTGACACAGATGTATGTTGACCTGTTAAGCAGATAGCTTGCTTATGTAACATTTCATAGTTCATGACTTTATGTGTCTTCCTGTTAGACATTTACAGCATATCCTGAACTGGTTTAAAAGCTGATCAGTATTGATTTTACTAATTTTAAGGTTGCTTAAAGACAACAATCAATACCAGATGTGCTGTCAGGTTTGCCAACATGCCAGAGTTTTAAATTAGTGACTGTTCATtgatttaaagatattttttcagTTGAATGAcagtgttcagtttttttttttattatttttaacggCCATTTCTGTTGATAAACCAACATAATTGTGGAAGTAATTTTACTTATCCAATTTTGCGGTtatgttcatattttttttcctgcaaatgaAACTTGGAAATTAACTTCATTGGTTCATATTGGCAAGGTATAAGAATATCCACATATTATTCCACATTGTTGTTCCGTTTGAGGAAGTAGTATATTCGTAGAGTGAGATTAGACTCTTGATTTAATTTACTGAGAAAGTTTGTGATCATTTACTTGTTGAGGCACAATAAGTTCCAAAAGAAAGGGTTAGAAGTTTTTGTaacacttcattctcttctgctaGGTTGAgcattcttattttctttatacCTGCCACATGCTCTTCTGTCACAAAAGtctctcttaaaaataaagttaactaATTAGGCAGTGTTTCTCCTAAATCAACAGAACAGTACTTCAAATCACCTGCAGTGACCCTGAATGAGCGGTTTACTTCATATCAGAAAGCCACGGAAGAACACAGTACCCGGCAAAAGAGTCCTGAGATACACAGGTATGTGTTGTAATGAACTGGCCTATAATGCTGTTTTCATAGAAAGATACTGCTTAAATATGATTACGTTTCAAGTATGTTATgatgaaagaaatgttttaattcc from Ochotona princeps isolate mOchPri1 chromosome 1, mOchPri1.hap1, whole genome shotgun sequence encodes:
- the BCLAF1 gene encoding bcl-2-associated transcription factor 1 isoform X2 encodes the protein MGRSNSRSHSSRSKSRSQSSSRSRSRSHSRKKRYRSRSRTYSRSRSRDRIYSRDYRRDYRNNRGMRRPYGYRGRGRGYYQGGGGRYHRGGYRPVWNRRHSRSPRRGRSRSRSPKRRSVSSQRSRSRSRRSYRSSRSPRSSSSRSSSPYSKSPVSKRRGSQEKQTKKAEGEPQEESPLKSKSQEEPKDTFEHDPSESIDEFNKSSATSGDIWPGLSAYDNSPRSPHSPSPIATPPSQSSSCSDAPMLSTVHSAKNTPSQHSHSIQQSPERSGSGSVGNGSSRYSPSQNSPIHHIPSRRSPAKTITPQNAPRDDSRGRSFFPDGGDQETAKSGKFLKRFTDEESRVFLLDRSNTRDKEAPKEKGSEKGRAEGEWEDQEALDYFSDKESGKQKFNDSEGDDTEETEDYRQFRKSVLADQGKNFGTASHRNTEEEGSKYKSKVSLKGNRESDGFREEKNYKLKETGYVVERPGTTKDKHKEEDKNSERITVKKETQSPEQVKSEKLKDLFDYSPPLHKNLDTREKSTFREESPLRIKMIASDSHRPEVKLKMAPVPLDDSNRPASLTKDRLLASTLVHSVKKEQEFRSIFDHIKLPQASKSTSESFIQHVVSLVHHVKEQYFKSPAVTLNERFTSYQKATEEHSTRQKSPEIHRRIDISPSALRKHTRLAGEERVFKEENQKGDKKLRCDSADLRHDIDRRRKERSKERGDSKGSRESSGSRKQEKTPKDYKEYKSYKDDSKHKSREQDHSRSSSSSASPSSPSSREEKESKKEREEEFKTHHELKEYSGFSGVGRPRGTFFRIRGRGRARGVFAGTNTGPNNSNTTFQKRPKEEEWDPEYTPKSKKYFLHDDRDDGVDYWAKRGRGRGTFQRGRGRFNFKKSGSSPKWTHDKYQGDGIVEDEEETMENSEEKKDRRKEEKE